The following proteins are co-located in the Pseudomonadota bacterium genome:
- a CDS encoding penicillin-insensitive murein endopeptidase: MSFLTTVGRPSYIVMDVPKIIYTYDANHRLESVADSRGSKTLFYSYSPGGLLNRMSDSDGNRTDYKYDPVGRLSGIYAPNNDYVAFRYDDGGRLAEKWLSNGVNTQYTYNPDNSLAKVVNLTSSSSVISQHDYTYDPFGNRQTHTEQIGSTNTPYKYIYDALNRLTEVWNNSNNTLKERYGYDPLGNRKTKTDGTNIVYYVYDAANQLNSIRQGSENGAVVVNLHYDYNGNMDQKTEDEGTTVTDITYDALNRLTQVNKTGQSTQTYAYDDQGRRISKTVGASTTNFLYNGPDIIAEYTNWTTAAAQYTHGPNMDDPIIRTAGTAKQYYHQDGLGSVVAVSDQTGATTGTQRFDAWGNKIAGSGTIPQYGYTGREPDETGLIYYRARYYDPTIGRFTQRDPIGMNGGINPYAYVNANPVNFTDPMGLMAESWQINNNTQNTNYYNNTSSDTKSFGNMVADALKAGLESDSSTPEWYDPSMMLAGGKGTPAKGKIAFKELPVSGYGFYTYGREDGHFGQEKTIESIKNIGESWSNICPEYQRIGVGNISLESGGKFLPHSSHQNGQDVDVRPMRNDWVESNVSYKSPYYSQELTQGLVNILLKNPNIDKILFNDPGIKGVQPYKGHDNHLHIHFKK, from the coding sequence TAGTTATGGATGTCCCGAAAATCATATACACCTATGATGCCAACCACCGCCTCGAATCCGTTGCTGACAGCCGCGGCAGCAAGACCCTCTTTTACAGCTACAGCCCCGGCGGACTCCTCAACCGTATGTCTGATTCTGACGGCAACCGTACCGATTATAAATACGATCCTGTAGGAAGGCTCTCCGGCATCTATGCTCCTAATAATGACTATGTTGCTTTCCGCTATGACGACGGAGGCAGGCTCGCCGAGAAGTGGTTATCTAATGGTGTCAATACCCAATATACCTATAATCCTGACAACAGCCTTGCCAAGGTAGTCAACCTTACATCATCTTCATCCGTTATCAGCCAGCACGACTACACCTACGACCCTTTCGGCAACCGTCAGACCCATACGGAACAAATAGGTTCGACAAACACTCCTTATAAGTACATTTATGATGCACTTAACCGCCTAACCGAAGTGTGGAACAACTCGAACAATACCCTCAAGGAACGCTATGGTTATGATCCTCTTGGCAACAGGAAAACAAAGACCGACGGAACCAATATTGTCTATTACGTCTATGATGCAGCAAATCAATTGAATTCAATAAGACAGGGCAGTGAAAACGGCGCTGTTGTTGTGAACCTTCACTATGATTACAACGGTAACATGGATCAGAAGACAGAAGATGAAGGAACAACCGTAACGGATATTACATATGATGCCTTAAACCGCCTTACACAGGTAAACAAGACCGGCCAATCAACTCAAACATATGCCTACGATGACCAGGGCCGCAGGATCAGCAAGACAGTCGGTGCGTCAACAACGAACTTCCTTTATAACGGCCCTGACATTATCGCTGAATACACGAACTGGACAACCGCTGCTGCTCAGTATACCCACGGCCCCAACATGGATGATCCGATCATCAGAACCGCCGGTACAGCAAAGCAATACTACCATCAGGACGGGTTAGGAAGTGTGGTTGCCGTCTCTGACCAGACAGGGGCAACAACAGGCACCCAGCGCTTTGATGCATGGGGGAATAAGATCGCCGGCAGCGGAACAATCCCTCAATACGGCTACACCGGAAGGGAACCGGATGAGACAGGACTGATCTACTACCGGGCAAGGTATTACGATCCGACCATAGGAAGATTTACACAGAGAGACCCTATAGGCATGAATGGTGGAATTAATCCCTATGCCTATGTAAATGCCAATCCGGTGAACTTCACTGATCCGATGGGGTTGATGGCAGAGAGCTGGCAGATAAATAATAACACACAGAATACGAACTATTACAACAATACGAGCAGTGATACAAAAAGTTTTGGCAATATGGTTGCGGATGCATTGAAGGCTGGTTTGGAAAGTGATTCGTCAACACCTGAATGGTACGATCCTTCCATGATGTTGGCAGGAGGCAAGGGCACACCTGCTAAGGGGAAAATAGCTTTTAAAGAATTACCAGTTTCTGGATATGGATTTTACACCTATGGAAGGGAGGATGGTCATTTCGGACAGGAGAAAACTATTGAATCTATAAAGAATATTGGTGAATCATGGAGCAACATATGTCCCGAATATCAACGTATTGGGGTAGGTAATATAAGTTTAGAAAGTGGCGGTAAATTCCTACCACATTCATCACATCAAAACGGCCAGGATGTCGATGTTCGACCAATGAGAAATGATTGGGTAGAATCAAACGTATCTTATAAGTCACCATATTATAGTCAGGAATTGACACAAGGATTGGTAAACATTCTATTAAAGAATCCAAATATTGACAAAATACTGTTCAATGATCCAGGCATAAAAGGTGTTCAGCCTTACAAGGGTCACGATAACCACCTGCATATTCATTTTAAAAAATGA
- a CDS encoding cell wall hydrolase: protein MDDPIIRTAGTTKQYYHQDGLGSVVAVSDQTGATTGTQRFDAWGNKQSSGSTGTVPQYGYTGREPDETGLVYYRARYYDPTIGRFTQRDPIGMNGGINPYAYVNANPVNFTDPMGLKLREIGQMNYDTQITNYFNTSNDTTQGQGLSAGSQGLSQVAASNETTDEAQKVVAQGGWPWAAISLASTSDSPASINRLNAIFWLAKIIYAESRSDWRVPGALEATAWTVRNRVETEGFPWTYYEVITAPDQFSSVTSTKNTGWGDFVNTNLSKEKAAVRDRCFEVAKGVYDGSTADPTKAVTGGALFFHAVDPSYQPLPGEIRFGGQVYYRNYKKW from the coding sequence ATGGATGATCCGATCATAAGAACCGCCGGAACAACAAAACAATACTACCATCAGGATGGGTTAGGAAGTGTGGTAGCAGTCTCTGATCAGACAGGGGCTACAACCGGTACCCAGCGCTTCGATGCATGGGGGAACAAACAATCATCGGGATCAACGGGGACGGTCCCTCAATACGGCTACACCGGAAGAGAACCGGATGAGACAGGACTTGTTTACTACCGGGCAAGGTATTACGATCCGACTATAGGAAGGTTCACACAGAGAGACCCTATAGGTATGAATGGTGGAATTAATCCATACGCCTACGTAAATGCCAATCCGGTAAACTTTACCGATCCGATGGGGCTTAAACTGAGGGAAATAGGCCAGATGAATTATGACACACAGATCACAAACTATTTTAATACGAGCAATGATACGACACAAGGGCAGGGGTTGAGTGCAGGGAGTCAGGGGCTCAGTCAGGTGGCGGCATCGAATGAAACCACCGATGAAGCGCAAAAAGTTGTAGCTCAAGGGGGATGGCCATGGGCGGCTATCTCTCTTGCGTCAACAAGCGATTCCCCAGCATCTATAAACAGGCTGAATGCGATATTTTGGCTTGCTAAAATCATCTATGCCGAAAGTAGATCGGATTGGAGAGTACCAGGAGCGTTAGAGGCTACGGCTTGGACGGTTCGCAATCGTGTTGAAACAGAAGGCTTTCCATGGACCTATTACGAAGTAATTACAGCTCCCGATCAATTTTCATCGGTAACCAGTACGAAAAATACTGGATGGGGAGATTTTGTTAATACTAATCTCTCTAAAGAAAAAGCCGCTGTGCGCGATAGGTGCTTTGAGGTAGCTAAAGGAGTGTACGATGGATCGACAGCGGATCCCACCAAAGCTGTTACAGGAGGTGCACTGTTCTTCCATGCGGTTGACCCCTCTTATCAGCCACTACCTGGAGAAATCAGATTTGGTGGTCAAGTCTATTATAGGAATTATAAAAAATGGTAA
- a CDS encoding YD repeat-containing protein gives MKIFQTEMNCPAFSCRVNRYDGLCEDKVLPPGGVPLRYIEDSAVPQSTKQGAKYPSAGHRRVQPLLIKPGIYIYDALNRLTEVRNNSNNTLIEGYSYDPLGNRKTKTDGTNIVYYVYDAANQLTQITGNENATLLYDDNGNMYRKTQGPTPMIMKAAGSARPSVRQQRTSSTTAPTSYQNTLTGQPLQLSIHMVPTWMIRS, from the coding sequence ATGAAAATATTTCAAACTGAGATGAATTGCCCTGCATTTTCATGCAGGGTGAACCGTTATGATGGATTGTGCGAAGACAAGGTGCTGCCGCCCGGAGGTGTGCCCCTGCGGTACATTGAGGACAGTGCAGTACCGCAGTCGACAAAACAAGGCGCAAAATATCCCTCTGCGGGGCACAGGCGCGTCCAGCCGCTCTTAATAAAGCCCGGGATATACATCTATGATGCACTTAATCGCCTAACCGAGGTACGCAACAACTCAAATAATACCCTCATAGAAGGCTATAGTTATGATCCGCTTGGTAACAGGAAAACAAAGACCGACGGAACCAATATTGTATATTACGTCTATGATGCAGCAAATCAATTAACTCAGATCACAGGAAATGAAAACGCAACCCTCCTCTACGATGACAACGGGAATATGTACAGGAAGACCCAGGGACCTACACCTATGATCATGAAGGCCGCAGGATCAGCAAGACCGTCGGTGCGTCAACAACGAACTTCCTCTACAACGGCCCCGACATCGTATCAGAATACACTAACTGGACAACCGCTGCAGCTCAGTATACACATGGTCCCAACATGGATGATCCGATCATAA